One segment of Macaca fascicularis isolate 582-1 chromosome 4, T2T-MFA8v1.1 DNA contains the following:
- the PFDN6 gene encoding prefoldin subunit 6 translates to MAELIQKKLQGEVEKYQQLQKDLSKSMSGRQKLEAQLTENNIVKEELALLDGSNVVFKLLGPVLVKQELGEARATVGKRLDYITAEIKRYESQLRDLERQSEQQRETLAQLQQEFQRAQAAKAGAPGKA, encoded by the exons ATGGCGGAGCTGATCCAGAAGAAGCTGCAGGGAGAAGTGGAGAAATATCAACAGCTACAGAAGG ACTTGAGTAAATCCATGTCGGGGAGGCAGAAACTTGAAGCACAACTAACAGAAAATAATATCGTGAAAGAG GAACTGGCCCTGCTGGATGGGTCCAACGTGGTCTTTAAACTTCTGGGTCCGGTGCTAGTCAAACAGGAGCTGGGGGAGGCTCGGGCCACAGTAGGGAAGAGGCTGGACTATATCACAGCTGAAAT TAAGCGATATGAATCCCAGCTCCGGGATCTTGAGCGGCAGTcagagcaacagagggagacccttgCTCAGCTGCAGCAGGAGTTCCAGCGGGCCCAGGCGGCAAAGGCAGGGGCTCCTGGCAAGGCCTGA